Proteins encoded together in one Scyliorhinus canicula unplaced genomic scaffold, sScyCan1.1, whole genome shotgun sequence window:
- the LOC119961404 gene encoding gastrula zinc finger protein XlCGF7.1-like gives MGKPWKCGDCGKGFRSPSGLEIHRRSHTRERTFNCSDCGKSYKNAGGLINHQRVHTREKLFTCSTCGKEFTWESSLMTHQRVHTGEKPYACSQCGKSFRCSSNLTEHLRVHTGERPFHCSECGQRFTCSSHLTDHKRVHTGERPFVCSVCGKGFIRSTLLLSHQQVHTEEKAFTCTECGKSFTRPSNLRNHQRVHTGEKPFTCTQCGKGFATKSQLQAHKLVHNDERPFQCSDSEKSFKSRRDLMNHQRIHSGEKPFTCPVCGRGFTQPSARLKHQRVHM, from the coding sequence agatccccatcagggctggaaattcatcgacgtaGTCACACCAGGGAGAGGACTTTCAACTGCTCCGACTGTGGGAAGAGCTATAAGAATGCTGGGGGTCTAATTaatcatcaacgtgttcacacgagagagaagctgttcacctgctccacctgtggaaAGGAATTCACCTGGGAGTCCAGTCTgatgacacatcagcgagttcacactggagagaaaccctacgcttgctctcagtgtgggaagagcttCCGGTGTTCATCCAACCTCACTGAACATctacgggttcacactggggagagaccattccacTGCTCTGAGTGCGGGCAGAGATTCACTTGTTCTTCCCACCTCACTGATCACAAGCGTGTCCACACTGGTGAGAGACCATTTGTCTGCTccgtgtgtggaaagggatttattAGATCAACATTGCTTCTTagtcaccagcaagttcacactgaagAGAAAGcattcacctgcactgagtgtgggaagagTTTCACTCGTCCATCGAATCTTAggaatcaccagcgagttcacactggggagaaaccctttacctgcactcagtgtgggaagggattcgctacaAAATCACAGCTTCAGGCACATAAACTTGTTCAcaatgatgagagaccttttcaaTGTTCTGActctgagaagagctttaaaagcagaagggATTTGATGAACCACCAGCGAATCCattctggggagaagccgttcacctgccccgTGTGTGGCAgaggattcactcagccatccgcTCGTCTgaaacaccagagagttcacatgtga